One window from the genome of Acanthochromis polyacanthus isolate Apoly-LR-REF ecotype Palm Island chromosome 21, KAUST_Apoly_ChrSc, whole genome shotgun sequence encodes:
- the tfap4 gene encoding transcription factor AP-4 isoform X1, which translates to MEYFMVPAQKVPSLQHFRKTEKEVIGGLCSLANIPLTPETARDQERRIRREIANSNERRRMQSINAGFQSLKTLIPHSDGEKLSKAAILQQTAEYIFTLEQEKTRLLQQNSQLKRIIQELSGSSPKRRRAEEKDEGIGSPDILEEEKTEDLRREMIELRQQLDKERSVRMMLEEQMRSFDAQLYPEKLKAIAQQFQEQQVQTQSLVRIQQQKVLEKDLTPAHSPQVLAPGTPPAPTHHPTVIVPAPAQTPQPHHVTVVTMGPASVINTASTSRQNLDTIVQAIQHIEGTQGGRSSVEEDQRRAVIVSSGRLLSDAAASDTASNSDGPDDCSLP; encoded by the exons ATGGAGTACTTCATGGTTCCGGCCCAGAAGGTTCCGTCGCTGCAGCACTTCAGGAAGACGGAGAAGGAGGTGATCGGGGGTCTGTGCAG tCTGGCCAACATTCCTCTGACTCCAGAAACAGCTCGGGACCAGGAGAGGAGGATTCGCAGAGAGATCGCCAACAGCAACGAGCGTCGGCGTATGCAGAGCATCAACGCTGGATTCCAGTCCCTGAAAACACTCATCCCACACAGCGATGGAGAGAAGCTCAGCAAG GCGGCCATCctgcagcagacagcagagTACATCTTCACTCTGGAGCAGGAGAAGACGCGACTTCTGCAGCAGAACAGTCAACTCAAACGGATCATCCAG GAGTTGAGTGGTTCCTCCCCCAAGAGGAGGCGTGCGGAGGAGAAGGACGAGGGGATTGGCTCCCCAGACatcctggaggaggagaagaccGAGGACCTGAGGAGGGAGATGATCGAGTTGAGGCAGCAGCTGGACAAAGAGCGTTCAGTCAGGATGATGCTGGAGGAGCAG ATGCGCTCCTTTGATGCCCAGCTGTACCCAGAGAAGCTGAAGGCCATCGCCCAGCAGTTCCAGGAGCAGCAGGTCCAGACGCAGAGCCTGGTCCGGattcagcagcagaaagtgCTGGAGAAGGACCTCACTCCGGCCCACAGCCCACAG GTGTTGGCCCCGGGGACGCCCCCTGCACCGACACACCACCCCACGGTCATCGTCCCCGCCCCTGCCCAGACCCCCCAGCCCCACCACGTTACCGTGGTAACCATGGGCCCAGCATCAGTCATCAACACAGCGTCCACGTCTCGACAGAACCTGGACACCATCGTTCAG GCCATCCAGCACATCGAGGGCACCCAGGGGGGGAGGAGCAGCGTGGAGGAGGACCAGCGGAGGGCCGTCATCGTCTCCTCGGGTCGCCTCCTCTCCGATGCTGCCGCCTCAGACACGGCCTCCAACAGCGACGGGCCTGATGACTGTTCTCTGCCTTGA
- the tfap4 gene encoding transcription factor AP-4 isoform X3 yields the protein MEYFMVPAQKVPSLQHFRKTEKEVIGGLCSLANIPLTPETARDQERRIRREIANSNERRRMQSINAGFQSLKTLIPHSDGEKLSKAAILQQTAEYIFTLEQEKTRLLQQNSQLKRIIQELSGSSPKRRRAEEKDEGIGSPDILEEEKTEDLRREMIELRQQLDKERSVRMMLEEQMRSFDAQLYPEKLKAIAQQFQEQQVQTQSLVRIQQQKVLEKDLTPAHSPQRVVTCCNML from the exons ATGGAGTACTTCATGGTTCCGGCCCAGAAGGTTCCGTCGCTGCAGCACTTCAGGAAGACGGAGAAGGAGGTGATCGGGGGTCTGTGCAG tCTGGCCAACATTCCTCTGACTCCAGAAACAGCTCGGGACCAGGAGAGGAGGATTCGCAGAGAGATCGCCAACAGCAACGAGCGTCGGCGTATGCAGAGCATCAACGCTGGATTCCAGTCCCTGAAAACACTCATCCCACACAGCGATGGAGAGAAGCTCAGCAAG GCGGCCATCctgcagcagacagcagagTACATCTTCACTCTGGAGCAGGAGAAGACGCGACTTCTGCAGCAGAACAGTCAACTCAAACGGATCATCCAG GAGTTGAGTGGTTCCTCCCCCAAGAGGAGGCGTGCGGAGGAGAAGGACGAGGGGATTGGCTCCCCAGACatcctggaggaggagaagaccGAGGACCTGAGGAGGGAGATGATCGAGTTGAGGCAGCAGCTGGACAAAGAGCGTTCAGTCAGGATGATGCTGGAGGAGCAG ATGCGCTCCTTTGATGCCCAGCTGTACCCAGAGAAGCTGAAGGCCATCGCCCAGCAGTTCCAGGAGCAGCAGGTCCAGACGCAGAGCCTGGTCCGGattcagcagcagaaagtgCTGGAGAAGGACCTCACTCCGGCCCACAGCCCACAG CGTGTTGTGACGTGTTGTAACATGTTGTAA
- the tfap4 gene encoding transcription factor AP-4 isoform X2: MEYFMVPAQKVPSLQHFRKTEKEVIGGLCSLANIPLTPETARDQERRIRREIANSNERRRMQSINAGFQSLKTLIPHSDGEKLSKAAILQQTAEYIFTLEQEKTRLLQQNSQLKRIIQELSGSSPKRRRAEEKDEGIGSPDILEEEKTEDLRREMIELRQQLDKERSVRMMLEEQMRSFDAQLYPEKLKAIAQQFQEQQVQTQSLVRIQQQKVLEKDLTPAHSPQLAVCVYCVFVEV, encoded by the exons ATGGAGTACTTCATGGTTCCGGCCCAGAAGGTTCCGTCGCTGCAGCACTTCAGGAAGACGGAGAAGGAGGTGATCGGGGGTCTGTGCAG tCTGGCCAACATTCCTCTGACTCCAGAAACAGCTCGGGACCAGGAGAGGAGGATTCGCAGAGAGATCGCCAACAGCAACGAGCGTCGGCGTATGCAGAGCATCAACGCTGGATTCCAGTCCCTGAAAACACTCATCCCACACAGCGATGGAGAGAAGCTCAGCAAG GCGGCCATCctgcagcagacagcagagTACATCTTCACTCTGGAGCAGGAGAAGACGCGACTTCTGCAGCAGAACAGTCAACTCAAACGGATCATCCAG GAGTTGAGTGGTTCCTCCCCCAAGAGGAGGCGTGCGGAGGAGAAGGACGAGGGGATTGGCTCCCCAGACatcctggaggaggagaagaccGAGGACCTGAGGAGGGAGATGATCGAGTTGAGGCAGCAGCTGGACAAAGAGCGTTCAGTCAGGATGATGCTGGAGGAGCAG ATGCGCTCCTTTGATGCCCAGCTGTACCCAGAGAAGCTGAAGGCCATCGCCCAGCAGTTCCAGGAGCAGCAGGTCCAGACGCAGAGCCTGGTCCGGattcagcagcagaaagtgCTGGAGAAGGACCTCACTCCGGCCCACAGCCCACAG ctggctgtttgtgtttattgtgtgtttgtggaggtTTAG